In Lathyrus oleraceus cultivar Zhongwan6 chromosome 2, CAAS_Psat_ZW6_1.0, whole genome shotgun sequence, the DNA window CTGCCTTTTTAAACCTTGCTTGTGAGTTCCTCCATTGCATGAAGTAATCTCTTCCTTTTAAGTACCTTGGGCTTCCGATAGGGGCCAATCCTCTCCTAGGATCTACATGGGAACTTCTAGTTAACCTCATATCCAGAAGGCTCCCCTTGTGGAAGCATATGTACATGTCACTGGGTGAGAGAGTGATCCTTTTTAATTCTGTTCTTAATGTCATCCTTATCTTCTACCTTTCTTTTTTGAAAATGCTAGTCAAGGTTTAGAAGAAGATTATGAAGATCCAACAGAGGTTCCCTTGAGGAGGGGTAAAAGGGGATTCCAAGATAACCTGGGCTAGGTGTGAAAATTTGTGTAAGCCTAAGAATCCTGGAGGTTCGATGTCCGGGACCTTCAATTGATTAATTTGGATTTCTTGGGGAAGTAGAGGTGGAGGTTTATCATGGGAGCTTCCAAACGTTGGCGTGACATCCTCATTACTAGATATGGAACGACCCTATGTCTTCTATTTTGGGAAGGATAGCCAGGTGCCTACATTCGTCCTCATCCTGGTGGAAAGGAGTTTCACTCTTTAGAGCCAAAATTAACGATCCCTCTATTTGGCTCATGGATAACCTTAGACTAAAAGTTGGATCTGGCCTCCTCACTTTTTTTTGGAAATACATATGGATTGGAAATGCCCCTTTTAGATCTAGATTTTTTAGGCTCTTTTCTATTTCTGATCTGGTTCATCGATCATATGAGAGGTAGGTAGGTGGGAAGCGGAGGCTTGAAATTGAGAGCTTAAGTGGACGAGGGACTTTCTCTTCGATCACAAGCAGATTCTTATTTTAGATCTTCTGTTAGTGATAATGGATTTCTCCCTCTTCTAATAGAGATGAATGAAGGTGGTGTCATTCTAAAGACGAGTCTTATTTTGTGACAACCATCTATTATTTCCTTCAAGCCTGGGAGTTCCCCTCAGGCCGTCAAATCACTTCTGTAGAGGTAGTTCTTCCTTATATATAAAGTAGTTAGCCTCCCTTTATAGTCATTGTCTTCTTCTGGAGCATCTCGTAGGACCAAATCCCCACCAGAGAAAACCTGCTTAAGATGGATGGGTGaccggggggggggggggggggggggggggggggggggggtccTTATGGACTCTAGGTCATTCTCTTTCCCTTTTTGTTTATCTTTCATTTAGTCTTCTTTCCTTCTCTTTATGACTTGTGACTTTGTGACTACTATTTGGTAAATGATTTTTAGTTGGTTGGGTTTATGTGTAGTTTTACCTAGAGATATCGTGACCATATTCCAGATGTTTCTCCCGCTTAGTGCACCATCTAGGATTATGGGGGCTTCTTGTTGATTTGACACACCGTGATTTGGTCAGTTTGGAAATATCAGGATGATATTGTATTCTCTAGTTCTTTGGCGACAATGAAAGATGGGGAAGATACAGGCATCTTCTTGACTTGGAAATAATATCTTGGTAGGTCTGTGGGCAACTCATGTGCTTTCTCACTTGTCATTAGAACCCTATTCTACTCTTAAGCCAATAGCAATACGAGTGTCTTCAACCTACCATTGGATGTGTTCTTGTTGTGCTTCATCAGATTTGGCTGTTATTGTTGTTGGTCTTGGCTTGGAGAGCTCTAACTTATCTTTTGGAGGTCTTTTTGTTGGTGACTCAGTTTAAATATTTCTTTGTTTTTTGATATTTACTATTCTCGGTTGCTTTGTAATTTTTATTTATTAGATTGAGTTAGATATTtttgtgtatatatatatatatatatatatatatatatatatatatatatatatatatatatatatatatatatatatatatatatatatatatatatatatatatatatatatatatatatatatatatatatatatatatatatatatatatatatatatatgatatatatatataatattatatcCATCGAAGATCATAGTTCTAATTTTTATAACTTAAATTGATATATGATTAAAATTGTATGTACCCTCCATCGAAGATCATAGTTTAAATAACTTtgtatacatatatatatatatatatatatatatatatatatatatatatatatatatatatatatatatatatatatatatatatatatatatatatatatatatatatatatatatatatataaagtatGTGTACATACAAAGTTATTTAGAACTCTGATCTTCGATGGAGGGAACATTACAATTTTAATCATATATCAATTTAAGTATATAAAAATTTGGAGAGAGTTGATTATATTAATGTCTATTTGGTTGTATAGCTAGGAGAGTAAAGTCTTGCGAGTCAGTTTTTGATGTTTTGTATGTTAAACTATACAATAAAGTTTTATTTTTCTTTGGGAGGCTCTTTAACTAGAAAGACACAAAGTAGGTTTGACATGGAAACAAAATTAACTTATATTATATCATGCTTACTCACTAAACACATGAATTGATATAATATCTTATAATACTTCAAATGATTGCACCTTATCCCACTACCTCTTacgattttttttttaaaaacacTCAAGTGATTTTTCTTTCAATAAAGTAACCTCTATAATTTATTTCCCTTAAAGTTTGTTGATTTCAATATCTCATTAATTAAAATAATGTGAGATTATATTAATTTGCCAAAGACTAGAAGAAACCGATTGATTAACATAACACTATATATTACATAGCTAAAATTATAGCAAAAATATAAGAAAATTTATACATAATTTATTTAGAATCTTCATACTTCTTTTGTATAGTAATCTAGTTCTCCTTTTGTACCTAGCTCCACATCTTGAGTTTGTTTCTCTTGAATATCAACACTTCCCTTATAATGATATCTTTGAGAAACATAAACAAAATAAGCCAAGTTGAAAACTCCAATTCCAGCTAAAAGGTAGTAAAAGTAATCTAATCTTCCAACATTGATATCATTTGTCAACCAATCTGGATGGCTACGTGTTCCAGTGACATTATGAACTGTTATCACCAAAATGCTACTAACATAGTTAGCCAAAGCAAATGAGCAAGAGAACAAAGCATTAGCAATACTTCTCATATGGTCAGGAAATTGTCTATTGAAGAATTCAATTAGTCCAATGATGTTGAATGCTTCACAAAATCCCATCAAGATTAGTTGTGGGAATAGCCACATTACCGACATTGGTGCAATCCCTTGTGGATTTGGATTCGAATTCGCGACATTTCTTCTAATTTTTTCAACATAACCAGCTACGATCATTGCTATGATTGAAAAAGCCATGCCGATTCCGATTCTTTGGAGGAGAGTTATACCACCCTCATGTTTTGTGATTTTTCTTAGGGTTGGTACGCAAACCCGGTCGTAGAACGGGACCCATAAACCTATGATGATGAATGATACGACCCCGAGTGAACCGGCCGGGATTTGGAAATTCGGGCCTAGGTGTCTGTCCATTTTCATGGCTTGCGAAACAATAAATGTTCCTACTTGGGCCATCGCGGTGAAACCGAGGATTCCCGCTGCCCAAATTGGAAATGTTCTTGCTAAACATTTTACCTCTTCTACTTGTTGGATGCTCACAAGATTCCACTGATTTACTATGGTTCCATCTAGGTTTAAATCACCCTCCATTATTAGAGCTCCTTTATCCAAAACCCTAAaattgaaagataaaaatatAAATACCAACTAATATCATATATTAAAGACATAAAATCACATTTCAGATATCCCAACCCTGTAACTACAACTCAGATAATAACaagatttttaaaaaatttagATTGTGCTTGAATATCATGAAATAAATGGAACATAATGGAAAGAAGAGGAAAGAAATGGAGTGGAATGAAACTTCCGTTCCATTGTTTCGATATTTTAGAAATTATTCATTCCGcataaatcaaataaaataaaaaataatggTAAGTAATAGAAAGAAATGAAATTCATATCCCTTCATTCCTCTCAGATATCTTCAATCGAAATATATTTGCTATTAAAAAACATATTTTAGATATACCGTAGATGTGTTACCTAAATTGGTTAGTTGAAGGTAGCTTTGACAAAATAGCACTCCCAATCAATGGAGGATCATAAAAAATCCCATCCACCACCTTCTCACAAGGAACCTTAACTTTCCTTTTTCTATAAGAAGCAACTAAAACTTGTGCAATACTAGACAAAATGCTTCCTTCCGGCTTCACATGGACATAAATCTTTCTTCCAACAAAGAACAAGATTATGGAACAAAACATACACAAAGTTGGTATAGCAAAACCAAATTTCCAACTAACTGAATCTTGGATATAAACAATCACAGTTTGAGTGATTAATAACACCACAGTAAATGAAGTATAATACCAATTGAAAAAACTATTGATTCCTTTTTTTCCTTCTTCTGTTGTAGGGTCAAACTGGTCAACACCAAAAGGTATGCTACACGGTCTTATACCTGAAGAACCTATGCTTAGAAATATAAGTCCCATGAACAGAAAACCAACGTGAGAATTTGTAGCTTTAACACATTGATTCAATGTTTGTTGTTGAGGTGAACATGATGGAGGATGTAACTGAGGTAACCATGCTGTTAATGTCACAACTGTCATACCCTATTACAacaaaaaaaataattatatatatttatattttcaacattttttaattatttaaaaaaaataatgacattagaaaaataaaaaataaaaagtgaaaaaagagaaataaagtaCTACAGTACTATAAAACATAAAGATGATGATGCCACATTAGAAAATGGATCTAAGAAAAGATTTATGAGCAATATCTAAGCTGAGTCTGTGAATTCCACTATCTCAATTTTTTTATTATCCTCGTATATTAAAAATCTGAGGATATTGCTACTTTTACTACCTTTTTACTatattaaattattaattattacCTTCATGTGGTCCAATATAATTTTTGTACTGTTTTCAAGTCTATTATTATCAATATTGGTGCATTATTGGTGGACAAGGAAGATATGAAAATAACTCATTTCCAATTTTGCATTTATATCACCTCGTCTTTTTCTTATCATAAAATCTGCATCATTTAATGAACCTTGATATTATAATATTTTATCTTGCATGTGAAGTGTATaatcaaatttaaaataaaataattttttaaatattaatttcAAATATTTGATAGTTCTATCATACTGTCAAAATTGGCTGcaaatttaaaattttataaaatttaaatGGTAGCAACTAAAGTAAAATTTGATATTAAAAAATATCAATATAAACAAAAATCTTGGTAACtaaatatattataaaaatacGTTATTTTTTGACATATAATTATCAACTGATTTACCGgtttaataatattttattttagtttcttaaaatatttatttttattttttaagatAATATATAATTTAATATTATTTTCCATTATCAGTATATAAGGTGGTTTCTTCAACACTAAGAAATGGCCTGCAACTATCTACATATATCTTCTCCGAGTTTCAAGAGTCAATTAAAATTTTCTAAGAAAAAAGAGTCAATTAAAATTATTACTTACAATAATAAATACCATTATTTTTAAAGATAATGAAGCGTTAACACACACTTTAATTATAATcatattatatttatataaaaatatatggattaggatgaagaaaaaaaatccttaccagtaatgagaagaaggAACCAAAAGCTATAGCTTTGAAGCGACCTGTGTAAGTATCAGAAATGAAGGCTCCAAGTAAAGGGGCAAAGTTGGTAATACCACCCCACATATTAAGAATGTTTGAAGCATGAACTTGGTCCAAATGAAACTCTCTTGTCAAATAAACCATAAAGTTAGCAAATAATCCGAATGCTGCTAATCTCTCAAATGTTTCATTTCCTGGATCATCAacaaaaaaatttattttcaaatgaGTGTGGAAGTAGGAAATATTTCGTTCAAGATTACACCGTAGTTACATGCATAAATTGATCTCGGCCATTGATTTAAATTCGATGGATTCACATTACACAAAGATAATGTTTCACCATTGAATTTTATCTAAATTCAATGGTCGAAATTCTACTTCGTGTaagtaaaaaatattttaaaatagATAAATAGACAGATAGATAGAAATAGAAATGTCTTACCTAAAATAAAAGGCATGGCCTTCCATCCTCCCGGTTTTTTGTTACCATGTTTTTCAATGTTTTGTTCCTTTTCTTTTGTTGAAGAAGATAAACCATTAGACTCATAATGGTTTGTTTTGTTATTCTCTTCACTCATTTTTTCACAACTATAACTTATACCTTCAAAAAATTTGTGTATTCTCTTCTCTAGGTCAAAAAAAGAAGCTTATATGTTAAGTGTTTGGGTTTTGGTGGTTTGAGCTAAAGAACCAAAGACACTTATTTATAATACAAGAGACAATGATTGAATGGCTGAGGTTTGAAGATAGTGGTAGTAGAAGATAGCTAAATATCAATATGTTTTTATTGGTTTGTTGAATAGTCGAATAGATCCAAAAAAATTTACAGGGATTATTTGAACGTGTTCTATGTCTAGATTACCGACTCATGCACGAGAGACATAAACAAGGATTGCGTGTTCTGTTTGCCATGGTCAGTGGAAACGTGGGGACCATGCATGCACTTGTGTTGTAATTATTCAAATTTTAATTCATTTCATGGAGTTTGTGCATGATAAATCTAATGGCATTAGGTATCTATTTTAGGATCCACTTGTGTGGAATGTGTAGGTTTATGCGTGTAGGTGTTAGTTTGTATTTTAATTCGTATAAAGTAAAATAATATGTATACATTTTTGGGGTTAGTTTTCGTGGGAGGGTAATATGTTCAATCATATGATTATCGATACTTTTTACGAATGCAAAAATAACCTTCCTTTTTAAAACTAACTATTATCAAATAGAGGAGTGGAAGAACGGTAACAATAGGAGAAGCTTTACGAAGAACAATCAATGGGACAATGAGGGCACAAGACGGGGTAGCGGTCACGCGACCGTTAGCACAACATTCTTCTTCACTTTAATAGTAGATTAGGGGAGAGTTAAGGAGATGTATAAGGAATTCAAGGGATTTGAAGACATAAATGAGGTTGTTATCTTATCCGAGAGAGACATTTGAGGAAAAAGATACGATTTTGTAAAATTCTTTAATGTAAAGAATGAGAAATGGCTAGCAATCAAGTTAGACAATATCTTCATTGGCAAGTATAATATATTTGTGAATTTATCAAGGTTTCAAAGGAGACAAAATCGAGGAGACCATAGGTACTGAGGTTTGAGAAGAGGCGCCAATAATCGAGAGGAATTGAATAAACACACAAATCAGAATAAAGCATTCAAGGACAAGTAGATGCATTTTAAACATACAGGGGATCTAGGTTTCAAAGGAACTAGAGATATGAGGTTGTATGCTCATGTTCTCAAGAACAACAATGCTTAACCAAGGTCAAACTTCAGCAGGGATCCAAGGCCAAATCGCCACCAGACAAGCCTATTTTTGCTCATCTGGAGTTCAACATTGAAGACGAAGAGGAATGGAGGAGATTCAAGAAAGCATATGCAGGGGTAGTGGAAAACCCATGTATGACCTATAATATATGTGACATCCTTAACACTTTGGAATATTTTGTGATTCAAGTTACTCTATTGAGAGAACACTTATGCCTGCATGAGGAAAGGGAGACATGAAACATTATATCACTTGTTGAAAACGGAAGCCATTGGTTAAGTTAATGATTCAAAGAGATTAAAAAACAGGAATCTCCTGACGTGGATGAGGAAATAGTTACTTGGTTATGAATTTATGGTCTTCCATGCCATGCATGAAATTAAAGTTTCTTCTAATTCATTGCTAAGCTAGTAGGGTTCTATATGTACTCATATGGTGGTACAAGTGAATAAACAAAAATGGACGTTGCACGCATATTGGTTAAAAATAAATTTACTTTGGTTCTAAAACGAGACCTTTAATGTTAATATTAATGGATAGGTGTTTAGAATCAAGGTGGTGGAAAACTCTCGTGGGCCTCTAAGGATCAACATTCCCTCAAACTTAGACAGTTTTGAACTCATCGAAATCGGATGATTGCTCAGATGAATGggttggagaagaagaagaaatctTAGATGTCGATGAAGAAGACAATGATGCTTTTCTCGATGATATGGGTGATGAGTGTGATATGGGAAACACAAAAAAGTTAAAAAAAAGGCTCTTGTTGTCTATTCAGAGACGACAATAGAAAAAGGGAACACAATGTGTCAAAATGGAGAAGGTGATAGGGTGGAAAAAATAATAGAGGTATAGTCAACACTCGATGTGATACGTGGAGTCGAAGAAAGGTTAACCAAGGAAAATGTGGGATTAGCAAAGCCTGTGACAGGTAAATATAAGACCAAAAGGACATAAACATGGTGAAAGTTGTGTCCTCAAACTTGGATAAACCTAGAGGCAAGGAATGTTTGCATGAAACTGGTGAGGTATTCAAATCAAGGTATGAAAGAACTCAATTAAGTGAAATTTTCTTTCAAACTCTCATATATGGGGCGTCGAAAAACCTTTATAAACACAATTCTTCATTAATTGTATGGTGGCCCATATTAATAGGAGTCATACATTTTAGCATTTGGAAAACAAACAGAACTAGAAACCTTTTAGCCATCTTACTTTTTGTCCCTCAGGCCACCAAAGCATTCAAAAAGGAAACCCCGATAATTTCCTTCATCATCGAACCAATATGACTATTTGATGGATAGATTCTCAAGGGGTTCATATTTGTGTTGTGAGTCAACCTCAGATTCAGATATGATACAAGGCAATACAAGGTTTTGGGCGAAGAAGAATGTAAACATGGGAACTAAAATCGAGGAAAAAGCGTCAGAGTTTGGA includes these proteins:
- the LOC127119587 gene encoding protein NRT1/ PTR FAMILY 2.13, producing MSEENNKTNHYESNGLSSSTKEKEQNIEKHGNKKPGGWKAMPFILGNETFERLAAFGLFANFMVYLTREFHLDQVHASNILNMWGGITNFAPLLGAFISDTYTGRFKAIAFGSFFSLLGMTVVTLTAWLPQLHPPSCSPQQQTLNQCVKATNSHVGFLFMGLIFLSIGSSGIRPCSIPFGVDQFDPTTEEGKKGINSFFNWYYTSFTVVLLITQTVIVYIQDSVSWKFGFAIPTLCMFCSIILFFVGRKIYVHVKPEGSILSSIAQVLVASYRKRKVKVPCEKVVDGIFYDPPLIGSAILSKLPSTNQFRVLDKGALIMEGDLNLDGTIVNQWNLVSIQQVEEVKCLARTFPIWAAGILGFTAMAQVGTFIVSQAMKMDRHLGPNFQIPAGSLGVVSFIIIGLWVPFYDRVCVPTLRKITKHEGGITLLQRIGIGMAFSIIAMIVAGYVEKIRRNVANSNPNPQGIAPMSVMWLFPQLILMGFCEAFNIIGLIEFFNRQFPDHMRSIANALFSCSFALANYVSSILVITVHNVTGTRSHPDWLTNDINVGRLDYFYYLLAGIGVFNLAYFVYVSQRYHYKGSVDIQEKQTQDVELGTKGELDYYTKEV